The Devosia sp. A16 genome includes a window with the following:
- a CDS encoding pyridoxal phosphate-dependent aminotransferase, whose protein sequence is MAFLSDALSRIQPSATVAINSKAVEMKRQGQDVISLAAGEPDFDTPEHVREAAIRAINSGKTRYTAVDGIPELKEAVAQKFRRDNGLDVTAADCFVSSGGKQIIFNALMATLNPGDEVVIPVPYWVSYPEIVRLCDADPVFAVADASTGFKLKPEVLEAAITPRTKWLILNTPSNPTGAAYTRDELRGLADVLLRHPHVHILTDDIYEVLVYDGGTFATIAGVEPRLMERTLTMNGVSKSHAMTGWRIGYCTGPRPLLGAMNKLQSQSTTNPSSISQWAAVEALNGPQEFLKGWRDIFQARRDLVVAGLNANTGLDCLTPEGAFYVFPSVKRLLGKTSGGGRALTDDAAFVLALLEETGVALVHGTAFGLSGHMRLSYAASNAQLEDAVRRIQDFCAKVS, encoded by the coding sequence TTGGCCTTCCTGTCCGACGCCCTCAGCCGCATCCAGCCGTCCGCCACGGTGGCGATCAATTCCAAAGCCGTCGAGATGAAGCGGCAGGGCCAGGACGTGATCTCGCTGGCCGCGGGCGAGCCGGATTTCGATACGCCCGAGCATGTGCGCGAGGCGGCGATCCGCGCCATCAATTCGGGCAAGACCCGCTACACCGCGGTGGATGGCATTCCCGAACTCAAGGAGGCGGTGGCCCAGAAGTTCAGGCGCGACAACGGCCTCGACGTCACGGCGGCCGATTGCTTCGTCTCATCGGGCGGCAAGCAGATCATCTTCAACGCGCTGATGGCGACGCTGAACCCCGGCGACGAGGTGGTGATCCCGGTGCCCTATTGGGTGAGTTATCCCGAGATCGTCCGGCTCTGCGACGCCGATCCGGTCTTCGCGGTGGCCGATGCCTCGACCGGCTTCAAGCTGAAGCCGGAGGTTCTCGAAGCGGCGATTACGCCGAGGACCAAGTGGCTGATCCTCAATACGCCGTCGAACCCCACCGGCGCCGCCTATACGCGCGACGAGCTGCGCGGGCTGGCCGACGTGCTGCTCCGTCACCCGCATGTCCACATCCTCACCGACGATATCTACGAGGTGCTGGTCTATGACGGCGGCACGTTCGCGACCATTGCCGGGGTCGAGCCCAGGCTCATGGAACGGACGCTGACCATGAACGGCGTGTCCAAGTCGCATGCGATGACCGGCTGGCGCATCGGCTACTGCACCGGGCCACGCCCGCTGCTCGGCGCGATGAACAAGCTGCAGAGCCAATCAACCACCAACCCCTCCTCGATCTCGCAATGGGCGGCGGTCGAGGCGCTGAACGGACCGCAGGAGTTCCTCAAGGGCTGGCGCGACATATTCCAGGCGCGGCGCGATCTGGTGGTTGCCGGGCTCAACGCCAATACCGGGCTCGATTGCCTGACGCCGGAGGGCGCCTTCTACGTCTTCCCATCGGTCAAGCGCCTGCTCGGCAAGACCTCGGGCGGCGGCAGGGCGCTCACGGACGACGCGGCCTTCGTCCTGGCCCTGCTCGAAGAAACCGGCGTGGCGCTGGTGCACGGCACGGCGTTCGGCCTTTCCGGACACATGCGCCTCAGCTACGCGGCATCGAACGCGCAGCTCGAAGACGCGGTGCGTCGCATTCAGGATTTCTGCGCCAAGGTCAGCTGA
- a CDS encoding endonuclease domain-containing protein — translation MRSPDFIRWRAKDLRRVMTQPERTLWALLRRNQLGWHFRRQHPVGPYVLDFYCAAVKLAVEVDGPVHQEQADRDQRRTVWLEKEGIRLLRFSTAEIDARPAAVMAAIARASGSS, via the coding sequence TTGCGGTCACCCGACTTCATTCGCTGGCGGGCAAAAGACTTGCGCCGCGTGATGACGCAGCCCGAAAGAACGCTGTGGGCGCTGCTTCGCCGCAATCAGCTCGGCTGGCACTTTCGCCGCCAGCACCCTGTTGGCCCCTATGTCCTCGACTTCTATTGTGCTGCGGTGAAACTGGCCGTTGAAGTCGATGGCCCGGTGCATCAGGAGCAGGCCGATCGGGATCAGCGCCGAACGGTCTGGCTGGAGAAGGAAGGGATCAGGTTGCTTCGCTTCTCGACAGCGGAAATCGACGCACGGCCCGCTGCGGTGATGGCGGCCATCGCGCGAGCTTCAGGCTCTTCCTAA
- a CDS encoding aldo/keto reductase, with amino-acid sequence MTLPIISLASGTSVPALGQGTWRMGEDRRRHADEVTALRRGIELGMTLIDTAEMYGDGGAELVVAEAIKGRRSEVQLVSKVLPGNASRNGTIAACQRSLKRLGTDHIDLYLLHWRGRHPLAETVAAFEDLQRAGAIGAWGVSNFDVDDMEELLALPGGEACAANQVLYNLAARGIEYDLLDWSATRQMPIMAYSPLGNDNRMLRHPELQRIARARNATAAQVALAFVLARPGIIAIPKATGLEHVAENRMAADLRLTADEHAALDAAFPPPRRKQQLEMI; translated from the coding sequence ATGACACTTCCCATCATTTCTCTCGCCTCTGGCACTTCCGTGCCTGCCCTCGGCCAAGGCACCTGGCGCATGGGCGAAGACCGTCGACGCCACGCCGACGAGGTCACGGCGCTGCGCCGCGGCATCGAACTGGGCATGACATTGATCGATACCGCCGAGATGTATGGCGATGGCGGCGCCGAGTTGGTGGTCGCCGAGGCGATCAAGGGCCGCCGCAGCGAGGTGCAACTGGTCAGCAAGGTGCTGCCCGGCAATGCCAGCCGCAACGGCACAATTGCCGCCTGCCAGCGCAGCCTGAAACGGCTCGGCACCGACCATATCGATCTTTACCTCTTGCACTGGCGCGGCCGCCACCCGCTCGCCGAGACCGTCGCGGCCTTCGAAGACTTGCAGCGCGCCGGCGCCATCGGCGCATGGGGTGTCTCCAATTTCGATGTCGACGACATGGAAGAGTTACTGGCGCTCCCGGGCGGCGAGGCCTGCGCCGCCAACCAGGTGCTCTACAACCTTGCCGCCCGCGGCATCGAGTACGACCTGCTCGACTGGTCGGCTACACGCCAGATGCCAATCATGGCCTATTCCCCGCTCGGCAACGACAACCGCATGCTGCGCCACCCCGAACTGCAGCGCATCGCCAGGGCTCGAAACGCGACCGCCGCGCAGGTCGCCCTCGCCTTCGTGCTGGCCCGCCCGGGCATCATTGCCATCCCCAAGGCCACCGGCCTCGAGCACGTCGCCGAGAACCGCATGGCGGCTGACCTGAGGCTGACCGCCGATGAGCACGCCGCGCTGGATGCGGCCTTTCCGCCGCCACGCCGCAAGCAGCAGTTGGAGATGATCTAA
- the pip gene encoding prolyl aminopeptidase, translated as MAVGDGNQIWWEEAGNPQGVPALILHGGPGSGFSASTRRFFDPQRYRIIGFDQRGCGRSTPHASDEGVDFSVITTAHLIADIERLRTHFGVDRWVIYGGSWGATLGLAYAEAHPGHVAAMGFGGVTTTRQREIDWLYRGLAPLYPEEWERFVAGAPQGTPEEGLVAAYNELLFDADAAVRDKAARDFHDWDNASASAVAQVGRPSDGKDSRQLLARSRIVTHFFRHAAWLEEGQLLANAHRLRGIPGVLVQGRLDLQGPLLTAWELARAWPEVKLVVVDGAGHSAGDAGMPEAITAALDGFAGLPRTIE; from the coding sequence CTGGCGGTCGGCGACGGCAACCAGATCTGGTGGGAAGAGGCGGGCAATCCGCAGGGGGTGCCGGCGCTAATCCTGCATGGGGGGCCGGGCTCGGGATTTTCGGCTTCGACGCGGCGGTTCTTCGATCCGCAGCGCTACCGGATCATCGGCTTCGACCAGCGCGGTTGCGGCAGGAGCACGCCGCACGCTTCGGACGAGGGCGTCGACTTCTCGGTGATCACCACGGCGCATCTGATCGCCGACATCGAACGGCTGCGGACGCATTTCGGCGTCGACAGATGGGTGATCTATGGCGGCTCGTGGGGCGCGACGCTGGGGCTCGCCTATGCCGAGGCGCATCCGGGGCATGTTGCGGCCATGGGGTTCGGCGGGGTGACGACGACGCGGCAGCGCGAGATCGACTGGCTCTATCGCGGCCTGGCGCCGCTCTATCCCGAGGAATGGGAGCGGTTCGTCGCCGGCGCGCCTCAAGGCACTCCCGAGGAGGGGCTGGTCGCCGCCTACAACGAACTGCTGTTCGATGCAGATGCCGCCGTGCGCGACAAGGCGGCGCGGGATTTTCACGATTGGGACAATGCTTCGGCCTCGGCGGTCGCGCAGGTCGGCCGACCTTCGGACGGCAAGGATTCCAGACAGCTGCTGGCGCGTAGCCGGATCGTTACGCATTTCTTCCGCCATGCAGCGTGGCTGGAAGAGGGCCAGCTGCTGGCCAATGCCCATCGCTTGCGAGGGATTCCGGGCGTGCTGGTGCAGGGGCGGCTCGACCTGCAGGGGCCGCTGCTCACGGCATGGGAGCTGGCGCGCGCCTGGCCCGAGGTGAAACTGGTGGTGGTCGATGGGGCAGGGCACTCGGCCGGCGATGCCGGCATGCCCGAGGCGATCACCGCGGCGCTGGATGGGTTTGCTGGCTTACCACGGACCATTGAGTGA
- a CDS encoding DUF4864 domain-containing protein — MAWAIGLLMALTLLGGAVVAEEPASPSGVAEPWQSVIDSQIAAFRAKDAPGAFQWASAAFHTGFPSAEAFFDAIVGSGYAPIMESRSHSFGRFEKLGDKTVVQEVKLLGNDQGLYEAIYMLAEEANGWRAQGVQLARHAGVGI, encoded by the coding sequence ATGGCGTGGGCCATCGGCCTGCTGATGGCCCTGACGCTGCTTGGCGGCGCAGTTGTAGCGGAGGAACCGGCGAGCCCGTCCGGCGTGGCCGAGCCGTGGCAGAGCGTGATTGACAGCCAGATCGCGGCGTTCCGCGCCAAGGACGCGCCAGGCGCCTTCCAGTGGGCTTCGGCCGCCTTCCACACCGGCTTTCCCAGCGCCGAGGCGTTCTTCGACGCCATTGTCGGATCGGGCTATGCACCGATCATGGAGTCGCGCTCGCACAGCTTTGGCAGGTTCGAGAAGCTTGGCGACAAGACCGTGGTGCAGGAAGTGAAGCTGCTGGGCAACGACCAGGGGCTCTACGAGGCGATCTACATGCTGGCCGAGGAGGCCAATGGCTGGCGGGCGCAGGGGGTGCAACTCGCAAGACACGCCGGGGTCGGCATCTGA